One part of the Nostoc sp. PCC 7120 = FACHB-418 genome encodes these proteins:
- a CDS encoding pentapeptide repeat-containing protein, whose amino-acid sequence MNVEELLAQYATGVINFSGVDLSEANLSGVKLCGVNFSQANLSIANLSGSNLSEADFSHAKLNVARLSGANLTNAIFNHSSLNVANLIRADLSRAQLRGASLVRAELIRAELSRVDLSEANLNSADLREATLRHANLRHANLNGASLKGASLVGANLEMANLNGSDLSRCDLTSANLRDAELKQVNFRHANLSGADLSGANLRWADLSGVNLSWADLSNAKLSGANLVGADLSNANLTNASLVHANLIQAKLIRAEWVGADLTSAILTGAKLYSTSRFGLKTEGLICQWIDLSPTGDRSIIQRFDTEDPREFFNETPPTIQIIIDAALEAEANFALAGAYYHIAQEYSILKQPPSMEISRRRTVFTFRVDNDADLLPTACMAILPFKDAVNTQKNIYALLAMMEQENISSLGIKTPHRVKELTSAIAEAINQAQTMKKTKKNLHLASKIKFFQAPTQTILTNSSAQTLIVHDSPNFGKRFINSSDTEMTFLSDVSSESLPHNLPGLNTLTDFVNSFHYVNE is encoded by the coding sequence ATGAATGTAGAGGAATTGCTGGCACAATATGCGACTGGAGTCATCAATTTTAGTGGTGTTGACCTCTCGGAAGCTAATTTGAGTGGTGTCAAACTCTGTGGTGTGAATTTTAGCCAAGCAAATTTGAGTATAGCTAACCTGAGTGGGTCAAATTTGAGCGAAGCTGACTTTAGCCATGCCAAACTGAACGTAGCTAGACTAAGTGGTGCTAACCTCACTAATGCTATTTTCAATCATTCCAGCCTCAATGTTGCTAATTTAATTCGTGCTGACCTCAGTCGCGCTCAATTGCGTGGGGCTTCTTTGGTACGTGCTGAGTTAATTCGTGCTGAACTCAGTCGGGTTGATTTATCTGAAGCAAACCTTAATAGTGCTGATTTGCGAGAAGCCACACTCCGCCACGCCAATCTTCGCCACGCCAATTTGAACGGAGCCAGCCTGAAAGGTGCATCCTTGGTAGGAGCCAACTTGGAAATGGCAAACCTCAATGGATCTGACTTAAGTCGTTGTGATTTAACGAGCGCCAACCTGCGGGATGCTGAACTAAAACAGGTAAACTTCCGCCATGCTAACCTTAGTGGTGCAGATTTGAGCGGGGCGAACCTCCGGTGGGCTGATTTGAGTGGTGTAAACCTGAGTTGGGCTGATTTAAGTAATGCAAAATTGAGTGGCGCTAATTTAGTCGGCGCAGACTTGAGCAATGCGAATTTAACAAACGCTAGTTTAGTCCATGCCAATTTAATTCAAGCAAAATTAATTAGAGCAGAATGGGTAGGTGCTGATTTAACCAGCGCCATTTTGACTGGTGCAAAACTTTACTCCACTTCCAGATTTGGCTTAAAAACAGAGGGTTTGATTTGTCAATGGATTGACTTAAGTCCTACAGGCGATCGCTCCATTATCCAACGGTTTGATACTGAAGATCCACGAGAATTTTTCAACGAAACCCCGCCAACCATTCAAATTATCATCGATGCAGCCTTAGAAGCAGAAGCGAACTTTGCCTTGGCTGGCGCTTACTACCACATCGCCCAAGAATACTCAATCCTCAAACAACCCCCCAGCATGGAAATCAGTCGTCGTCGGACTGTGTTTACATTCCGGGTAGATAATGACGCGGACTTATTACCCACAGCCTGTATGGCAATTTTACCTTTTAAAGATGCTGTTAATACCCAAAAGAATATTTATGCCCTGTTAGCCATGATGGAACAAGAAAATATATCTTCCTTAGGAATAAAAACACCCCATCGGGTGAAGGAATTAACGAGTGCGATCGCGGAAGCTATAAATCAGGCACAGACAATGAAAAAAACCAAAAAGAACCTGCATTTAGCCTCAAAAATCAAATTTTTTCAAGCTCCAACCCAAACCATATTAACTAATTCCAGCGCTCAGACTTTAATTGTTCATGACAGCCCCAACTTTGGTAAACGATTTATCAACTCCTCAGATACCGAAATGACTTTTTTATCCGATGTATCTAGTGAATCTCTCCCACATAACCTACCTGGTTTAAACACACTTACGGATTTTGTTAACAGTTTTCACTATGTGAATGAATAA
- a CDS encoding prephenate/arogenate dehydrogenase, which translates to MQIGILGLGLIGGSLGYDLRSQGHHVLGVSRKRSTCETAVSLGSVDEASVDISLLTAAEVVFICTPIGLIVPQVEQLINHLPQATVVTDVGSVKAPIVEAISPQWENFVGGHPMAGTTDSGIESAQRNLFANRPYVLTPEPTTPKGAIALVEEIVRSLGAKIYYCQPEQHDRAVSWISHLPVMVSSSLIAACISETDSEVLQLAKNLASSGFRDTSRVGGGNPELGVMMAQYNRQALQGALEQYRRNLDELIALVKQENWSALKTKLQTTQQARPNFVDEI; encoded by the coding sequence ATGCAAATTGGAATTTTAGGTTTAGGCTTGATTGGTGGTTCATTGGGTTATGATTTGCGATCGCAAGGTCATCATGTTTTAGGTGTGAGCCGTAAGCGATCTACTTGTGAAACAGCCGTTTCCTTAGGTAGTGTTGACGAAGCCTCCGTTGACATCAGCCTATTAACAGCCGCAGAGGTTGTATTTATTTGTACACCTATCGGTCTTATTGTTCCCCAAGTGGAGCAGTTGATTAATCATCTACCCCAGGCTACTGTGGTAACTGATGTTGGGTCAGTGAAAGCACCGATAGTGGAAGCGATTTCACCTCAGTGGGAAAACTTTGTCGGTGGTCATCCAATGGCTGGGACAACAGATAGTGGAATAGAATCTGCCCAAAGAAATTTATTTGCTAATAGACCCTATGTGTTAACACCAGAGCCGACAACACCCAAAGGAGCGATCGCACTTGTAGAGGAAATTGTGCGATCGTTAGGGGCTAAGATTTACTATTGTCAGCCAGAGCAACATGACCGCGCTGTGAGTTGGATTTCCCATTTACCTGTAATGGTTAGTTCCTCCTTAATTGCAGCCTGCATCAGCGAAACTGACTCCGAAGTTTTACAATTAGCCAAAAACCTAGCTAGTTCCGGTTTTCGAGATACTAGCCGCGTCGGTGGTGGTAATCCAGAGTTAGGTGTGATGATGGCGCAATACAATCGCCAAGCATTGCAGGGAGCCTTGGAACAATATCGCCGTAATCTTGATGAGTTAATCGCTCTAGTTAAGCAGGAAAACTGGTCAGCTTTAAAAACCAAGTTACAAACAACGCAACAAGCTAGACCTAATTTTGTGGATGAGATTTAG
- a CDS encoding saccharopine dehydrogenase family protein, whose protein sequence is MTDRVLILGGRGRIGSSVAQDIATHTQAQITITGRSPASEKDITLPSGGRMQFLVLDLAEVDKLREAIAQSDLVIHCAGPFHYRDANVLKICIEQRVNYLDISDHRSFTSKALKYHEEAVAAGVTAIVNTGIFPGISNSMVRHDVEQFDDPEKIHLSYLVSGSGGAGITVMRTTFLGLQYPFEAWLEGKWQIVQPYSEREVVKFPPPYNNSGVYWFDMPETFTLPEAFPSVKTVITKFGSVPDFYNHLTWIAAHIFPKWLMQRRSMIEFLSHVSHFMTDVTNNFSGIGVSVRSEVTGIKNGKQAVYCSTLVHENTAVASGCGTGSMAQFLLAGKLEKPGVWPVEEALSTDLFLEAMANRGMNLNHNWL, encoded by the coding sequence AGGACGGGGGCGGATTGGTAGTAGTGTTGCTCAAGATATAGCCACCCATACCCAAGCCCAAATTACAATCACCGGACGTTCCCCAGCGTCAGAAAAGGATATTACCTTACCGTCGGGGGGAAGAATGCAGTTTTTGGTGCTAGACTTGGCAGAAGTTGACAAGTTGCGAGAGGCGATCGCCCAATCTGATTTAGTTATCCACTGTGCCGGGCCATTTCACTACCGAGATGCCAATGTGTTGAAAATATGTATTGAACAAAGGGTTAACTATTTAGATATTAGTGACCACCGTTCTTTTACTAGTAAGGCTCTCAAGTATCACGAGGAAGCCGTGGCTGCGGGTGTCACAGCAATTGTGAATACCGGCATTTTTCCGGGAATTTCTAACAGCATGGTGCGTCATGATGTAGAACAATTTGATGACCCAGAAAAGATACATTTAAGTTATCTGGTATCTGGCTCTGGTGGTGCTGGCATTACAGTCATGCGGACTACTTTTTTAGGATTGCAGTATCCTTTTGAAGCTTGGTTAGAGGGAAAATGGCAGATAGTTCAACCCTATAGCGAAAGAGAAGTAGTTAAATTCCCTCCTCCCTACAATAACAGTGGAGTTTATTGGTTTGATATGCCAGAAACTTTTACACTACCTGAAGCTTTCCCCAGTGTAAAAACAGTTATTACTAAGTTTGGCTCAGTTCCCGATTTTTATAATCATTTAACTTGGATTGCTGCTCACATTTTTCCTAAATGGTTGATGCAGCGCCGTAGCATGATTGAATTCTTGTCTCATGTTAGCCATTTCATGACAGATGTCACTAATAATTTTAGTGGTATCGGTGTGTCAGTCCGTTCAGAAGTAACGGGGATAAAAAATGGTAAGCAAGCTGTTTATTGCTCAACTTTAGTGCATGAAAATACAGCCGTTGCTTCTGGTTGTGGCACAGGCAGTATGGCACAATTTTTACTAGCAGGTAAGCTGGAAAAACCAGGGGTTTGGCCTGTGGAAGAAGCACTATCAACGGATTTATTTTTAGAAGCTATGGCAAACCGAGGCATGAATCTTAACCATAATTGGTTATGA
- a CDS encoding N-acetylmuramoyl-L-alanine amidase — protein MRYGIDIGHNCPPDTGARGIRFEDNLTLDVGNRVISKLRALGHEVIPCKPDRATSVKDSLSQRCNRANANKVEVFVSIHFNAFNGQANGTEVFAASDNGRRIAKPVLDEIIKLGYFNRGVKSGSHLFVLRNTNMPAILVECCFIDAQKDMNLFDPEATANAIVKGLTGKLPSTPVPSVPDEEQNIDTSILRLQKSLNRLKITGRSNKSLVENSQLNTETKFAIERFQGIVGLEKTGIVNEATWNAINLILAKRIIRQNHAGGPVVRYLQFRVGVEVDGIYGAQTEAAIKRFQRQNGLLADGIIGPMSWQRLIG, from the coding sequence ATGAGATATGGAATTGATATTGGTCACAATTGCCCACCAGACACTGGAGCTAGAGGGATTAGGTTTGAAGATAATCTGACTCTAGATGTAGGCAATCGAGTCATATCTAAGTTGAGAGCTTTAGGACACGAAGTAATACCTTGTAAACCAGATAGAGCTACTTCCGTTAAAGATTCTCTCTCGCAAAGATGTAATAGGGCTAATGCCAATAAAGTAGAGGTTTTTGTTTCCATACACTTTAATGCTTTTAATGGACAAGCCAACGGTACTGAAGTATTTGCCGCGAGTGATAATGGTAGAAGAATCGCTAAACCAGTATTAGATGAAATTATTAAGTTAGGATATTTTAATCGCGGGGTTAAAAGTGGCTCTCACCTGTTTGTTTTGCGTAATACAAATATGCCAGCAATATTGGTAGAGTGTTGCTTTATCGATGCCCAAAAGGACATGAATTTATTTGATCCGGAAGCAACTGCTAATGCAATTGTCAAGGGATTAACAGGAAAATTACCAAGTACTCCTGTGCCTTCTGTTCCAGATGAAGAACAAAATATAGATACGAGTATTTTGAGACTACAAAAATCATTAAATCGTCTCAAAATTACTGGTAGAAGTAATAAATCTCTTGTCGAAAATAGCCAACTTAATACAGAGACAAAGTTTGCTATAGAGAGATTTCAAGGTATTGTGGGACTGGAGAAAACTGGAATTGTCAATGAGGCAACATGGAATGCCATCAATCTGATTTTAGCTAAAAGAATTATCAGACAGAACCATGCTGGTGGCCCGGTGGTTAGATACTTACAATTCCGAGTAGGAGTTGAAGTTGATGGTATTTATGGCGCGCAGACAGAAGCAGCAATTAAAAGATTTCAGAGACAAAATGGTTTGCTGGCCGATGGAATTATTGGGCCGATGAGTTGGCAAAGACTAATCGGTTAG